From the Rhinopithecus roxellana isolate Shanxi Qingling chromosome 5, ASM756505v1, whole genome shotgun sequence genome, the window GTCATCTGATGGGTCAGCCATTCACATGGAGACAGGCCGCCAGCTCCCGGCCCTGCTGGCTCAGGGCCTTTGTGCCCGTCTCTCGCGCAGCCCTGGTAGTGCTCTTCGTGGCCCTGCGGCGGCAGAAGCAGGAAGCATTGATGGTACTAGAGGAGGAGGACGTCCGAGAGAACATCATCACCTACGACGACGAGGGCGGCGGCGAGGAGGACACCGAGGCCTTCGACATCACGGCCCTGCAGAACCCGGACGGGGCGGCCCCCCAGGCGCCCGGCCCTCCCACGCGCCGAGACGTGCTGCCCTGGGCTCGGGTGTCGCGCCAGCCCAGACCCCCCGGCCCCGCCGACGTGGCGCAGCTCCTGGCGCTGCGGCTCCGCGAGGCGGACGAGGACCCCAGCGTACCCCCATACGACTCGGTGCAGGTGTACGGCTACGAGGGCCGGGGCTCCTCCTGCGGCTCCCTCAGCTCCCTGGGATCCGGCAGCGAAGCCGGCGGCGTCCCCGGCCCCGCGGAGCCCCTGGACGACTGGGGTCCGCTCTTCCGCACCCTGGCGGAGCTGTATGGGGCCAAAGAGCCCCCCTCCCCCTGAGCGCCCGCGCTGGCCCGGCCCACCGGGCGGGGCCAGCGGGCACAGGCCCTCTGAGTGAGCCCCACGGGGTCCAGGCGGGCGGCAGCAGCCCAGGGGCCCCAGGCCTCCTCCCTGTCCCTGTGTCCCTCCTTGCTTCCCCGGGGCACCCTCGCTCTCACCTCCCTCCTCCTGAGTCggtctgtgtgtctctctccagGGATCTTTGTCTCTATCTGTGACACGCTCCTCTGTCGGGGCCTGGGtttcctggccctggccctggccctggccctgcgtTCTCTCACTGTGATTCCTCTCCTTCCTCCGTGGCTGTTTTGTCTCTGCAGTTCTGAAGTTCACACACAGTCTCCCTGTGTCTCCCTTGCCCATACACGTGCTCTGTGTCTGTCTTCTGCCCacatctcctttccttctctctgggtCCCTGTgactgactttttgtttttttttctgttgtccaTCCCAAAATCAAGAGAAACTTCCAGCCACTGCTGCCCACCCTCCTGCAGGGGATGCTGTGCCCCAGGTCAGTACCTCTAGACTGTGGGGCAAGGCAGTGGATGAAGGCTCCCACTCCCCACTGCCTCTAAACTGGCTCCCCTGTCCTTACAGACCTGCCTGCATGGTTCCATCCATCACTCATGGCCTCAGCCTCATCCTGGCTCCACTGGCCTCCAGCTGAGAGAGGGAACCAGCCCGCCTCCCAGGGCAAGAGCTCCAGCCTCCCGTGTGGCCGCCTCCCTGGAGCTCTGCCCAGCTGTCACCTTACCCTGGGCATCCCAGCCCTGGGCATTGTCTTGTGTGCTTCCTGAGGGAgtagggaaaggaaagggggaggcggctggggaaggggaaagagggaggaaggggaggggcctCCATCTCTAATTTCATAATAAACAAACACTTTATTTTGTAAAGCTGGAGCCCTGCTTCTGTTTTTGCACTCAGGTTTCTATACAAAGCTTCATTGTCCCAAAGGATGGGAGGAGAGGCCTAGCCTATTTGCCTCCCAGttcattctcctttctccttgGGGGAAAATCCACTTCATGTCCTTCTAGATAGGGGAGGACTTGGGTTAATTCCATGAATAAGGAGATGATGACTCCGCCCCACTCTCACCACCAACTTCCTGGGTTCTCTGTTAGTCTCAAGCTGTCCAAGGAAATTAAGATATAAGgattcagccaggcgcagtggctcacatctataaatccagcagtttgggaggctgagacaggtggatcacttgaggtcaggagttcaagaccagcctggccaacagtagaaaccccatctctactaataatacaaaaaattagcagggcatggtggcacatgtctgtagtcccagctactcaggaggctgaggcaggagaatcacttgaatctgggaggtggaggttgcagtgagccaagatcgtgccactggactccagcctgcgtgacagagcgagattctgtctcaaaaaaaaaaaaaaaaaaaaagatatggggaTTGTTCAGAGGGCAAGATTCTGAGAAGTAGAGGGTGAAGTGTGAGAGCTGCTAAGAAGAAGGCaggagggataaaagactaaGAGGGGAAGGGGGATTCTGGACTAGAAAAACAATGGGGGTGGCAGGCTACAGTGGGGGCAAACCAGCCTTTCCTGGGGCTCATAGTGCCAAGTGGGGAAAGGGTGGACCAGAGTGAGACAGTCACATTGAATCTGGGCCCGCTGCTTCCACCTTTAATTCTCCCGCAGGCCATGGTCTTagtctttgcagaacacaaaggaggaaggagaggaccAGGGAGGCAGGCTGTTGAGGAACAGAAGCAGTCAACTGGGTGGGAGCTGAGCCAGAACTGCAAGCATCTCCCAATGTACAGAGAAGGAATCCACCCAGGAACCAGCATGACAGCCCAGGCCTCTCAACTCCAGGGCTCCAGAGGCACGCACAAGTAGGCAAGGCAAGATAGGTCCTTGTGACTCCCCCTTCGTGTGGGGTACTGGCAGCTGGGGAAAGCTGCTTCGATGTGAACATACCTTCCCTCACACCTTCCCCACCTGCTTGATAAGGACAAGCAGGAGGTGGGAGAACAAGTACCCTCCCTCCAGTGCTGGAGTTCAAGTCATTTACTCTGCTGAAGGATGGAACCCTGGACCTCTGACAGTCCAAGGGCTTGTGTAAGAGCAGGCTATACCTCCGAGCTCTCCAGAGACTGTGAGGAGGTAGGCACCCCCAGCAGGGAATCAGAGGGACAAGGTCTTCTGGTTTGGGGCAGGAAGGGCAAGATCTCTGTCCCTTTGGTCTCAACCTCATATCTGTATCAAGCCTTCAGGAATTAGTAGAGAAATGGGGGAAATGACTCATGGGCTACTCTTAGACAGTGAGGGGTGCATTGGAATGGGGTGTTGGCCTTTGTCTGCCCAGCCCTCCCTAAGACTCTCCTAAGGTCCTCCCCGCCAACTCATtaaaaacagagaggaaaataaTAGGGCAGAGGGAACCAGCTTGTCAGCAAGACCCATGGGCTCATCTCTGGCCTCAACCACCTCATCCTCTGGAAGGACAGGACCTGTCAAAGGGAGTGAAGATGGGTGGGACtatggaaggaaaagagaggagggtCCGCTCACCCCCGGTTCTGCCCTCTTGGTCTGAGTTCAATCCTCCCCCTCCAGTTTGGGAATGGGGGTGAGGCGCCAAGCATCTCAGGGGGAGACAGCTGCATGCAGTTCACAGCCCACCTTTGGCTGCGCTCAGGTGGCAATCCCAGGCCCCAGGCCACCCCTCCCTGCCTGTCTTTTCTCACTTCTGAGAGGCTCAGGATAGGGCTGGGAGGATGAGGAAGTAGAGAactggtggtgtgagcctgtccCCCACCTCCTCTTTACTTTGGAGCACTCCCCAAAAGAAGTGACAAGGCCTGGCAGTCTTCCTGCTGGGAGGCTGATTTCCTTATTCAGGTGTTGCTCTTTCTCTTTCAGTCTGTTTCTTGTCTCTGCACACAGGAACTGCACATGCATCGCCTGCCACACTCATGTGCACAAACCCATCCTGTATCACTCACCTACACCTGGACACAGAACTGCATACACCTGTGGACATGAATATGCACCCTTTTATGCCAAGTCAAACACTTGAACCCCATGCAAAAGCTGCCCCTCCTCACAGCTTCCTCCAGGACTAGGCCGCTGGGATCCCTGCCTCCCAGTTAGCAGTCCTGGAGTCCCACATCTCCTCCTCTGAGGCTGGGGAGTGAGCAAGGGGTAAAGAAGGGTGACCGCAGAGGCCACTGGCCAGATTCCTTGAAGGCCAGTCCCCCCGTAGTGGACACCTTTCTGTGGTGTCCACCACAATTTCTCCCTACTGTGTCCTTTCTGGGGTTTTCCCTTCTGGAGCCCCCTGACCTTTCCCCAGTCAGGGGACCTCCCCCATCCCCAGTCACCCGCTCTGCACCAGAGTCTGGAGGTCTGTCTGTCCAGCTCCTACCTGGAGGAATGTTTAATCTGGGGTGCAAGATTAAGGCTCAGGCCTATGCTAGAGCCGGGGATGACGGGTGTccaggagggaaggcaggaagctGTTATTCTTGGGACTGGAAGCTTTAGGATTGGATGTGAGGAAAGCAACTTCAGCACCCTTCCTTCAGGCCCTATCTCACAGGTTAACAGTGCTTTCTCTCTCATTTGGCCAGGGGACAGCAGGGCAGTGGCCCTCCTGGAGATGTTAGTCTGGATCTTCAAGTCTGGGCTTCTAGGAGAGTGGGAATGGGGACAGCAGGGGCAGGAGAGGATGTGCTAGCAAGACAGTTCCCACTGGCACAGCCACCTTCCTCTTGTCTTCATTCTCCAGAGTGAGCATCAGGAAGGAGGGGCTGGAaagaaggcaaagggaagaaaagaggaggggAAATCTGGCAGCAGCACCGCCAGGCCCAGAAAGCTGGAGAGCAAGGGCGGACTGTGGGGGACGGCTCCAGGCCTGGAAGATAAAGCCACAGGAGCCTGTGCAGGCGGCAGCTGCTGTGAGCTCACAACCTCCAGGCCCTCAGGGTTCATTCAACCCTGGCCAACAGGCAGGGGCTTGGCCCAGCTACTTCCTCCCTCTGCATCCCTCTGCGGAAGCCTgcagggaagagaggaaaggcaGGGCAGAGGGCCAGGGAGGGAGAGCTGTGCTGAAAGAGCATGGACCCTGGAGGAGAAGGCTTGGATCTAAGTCTCATCTCTGCCATTTACTGTGTGACCCCGGGCAAGTCACATAACCCTTTGAACCTgattcctcttctgtaaagtgaGACTTATTTTACCTCAAAGGGTTGTCATGAGAACTGCATTCAGTAAAGGAATAATCATTCTAGTCATTATGGTCAAGGCAGAGGAAGAGAGCAGATAAGACAAGCCCATCACATCCAAAGGGTGTCTATCGCTACACCTCATTCTGAGAGGGGCTGTTTCCCTCCCGGGTGCCCCATCTTACCAAGCTGACAAAGTGATcgggagaaagagacaaagacgCTGAAGCTGAGACATATAGAGGACCGAAACTAAGAGAAACTGGGGATGAGATGATGGAAAAAAGCAGAGAAGATGGCAAGAAAAGAGGGTCTAGCACCTAGCATGTGTCTGGCATGCAGTAGGCACACTGCAAGTATTGACTGAAAGATGGACTTGGTGCCAAGAAGAAGGCTGGACCAATCCACTGGGAGTCAGCAGGAACTTGTTGGGCAGAGCCATAATAGCTCTGGGAGTCATGAAAGGACAGAGACTTGCAATAAATGAAGCCAGCAACCCATACAGGCTAGAGTCAGATGCTGTGAGGCTGCTGCCAACAGGACCCTCCCCCACTGCTCATCCTCCCACCTGCTCCCCAGGCCTACACCACCCCCAACCAAGTCCTGCTTCTCACACTGTCTCAGTCCCTGCTGGCATCCTGGAGTCTCCTGGTGTCATCTCCCCTGGCCCCACAGAGAGCTCTCTATCTTCTGCAGCTCTGTGGGCAGTGGCAGGCTCAGGATGGGCATGGCTGGCATCCTCCTCTGGCTCTGGCTCCAGGAGCTTCTGTAACTCCATGTACAGCACACAGGCATCACTGCGTGACACATGCTCCCATCCACTCTCCCGCACGTGGAAAAGGTCTACAGAGCCCCCTGAATAGGCATCACGGTGAGTGGCATGGGCCACGGCGCAGCGAGCGAGGGCGTAGGCTTCCTGGGTGCTCATGTCGTAGCGATAGCCACGGTCTAGCACGCCGTAGGCATAGGGAGATCCAGAGCCCACAGAGAAGATATCCGCCTGCAGGCGGGTGCCATCGCTATAGACGTAGAAAAGCATAGGGCCAGAGCGGTCCCAGCCGCACAGGGCAGTGGCCACACAGAGATCCAGTCCCCGGTATCGAGACATCATGGCTGACAAGAGCTTGGCAGCACTGGCCACACTGGGCAGCTGACCCTCCCTCAGTTCCCGAAGCCGCAGCTCCCGCTGTAACACCCGATACCAGGTAGCACAGTCGGCGGAGGTGCCAGAGGTGGTACCCAGGAGGTGCTGGTGCACAGGGATGACCTTGCATGAGGCTGGACACGCCACATAGCTGCCACAGGAGGAACGCGTGTCGGCTGCAGCAATGACTCCATGACGGAAGCGGAAGGCCAGGGTGGTAGTGCCATGGGCCAATCTGGGGCCATGGATCTGCAGGAAGGTTTGAGGGTCACAGCCCCGGGGCACAGCCCAGCCACCAGCCCGAGGCAGGTGAGGTGATGGTCCCTGGGTGTCAGGGGACTGCCACTTGCACATATCCTGCAGAGCCATCCCTGGGGCTGAGTGAAGTTTGGAAGAAGCAAGCCAGGAATTTGTGACTGGGGTCTGGTGGGGTAGGAGGGACGCTACAGAGAAGCTGGGCCACAGCCAGAACTGGCCAGAAAGGCATGTGAGCTGACGCTTCATTTCTCCTTAACCCCCAGTTCAGGCTTTGGGATTGGCTGATGGAGCAGCCGCCTTCATCTCAGAGGACGGCTGAAAGGAGGCAGGATGAGGCCTGTAGAGTCTCCAGCACTAGGAAGACACTGCCTTTGCAGTCAGACCTTCACCTTCTGCTGCCCATGACGCATCTAAGAGTCACCCAAAGAGTCTCCTGTCTGTCATCCTCCAACTATCTGGAGTTGGGTGGGGGGCTGGGGTAATGCAGAGAAAAGTGGGCACAAATGGAAGCAGCAGGGCTGGGCTCCTTGTTTCTCCCATGCGGGGCACTGGGCATATAGAGACAAATACAGCCCTGTCCCTGGCCTGAGAGGGCTCCCAGCCTAGGATGAGGTAAAGACAATTCAGTGGACTGATGTGGTCAGAATAGAGTGCTGTAACCCCACTGAGACAGGAGACCTTGGTGCTGGGGACTCTCTTCAGAGATATGGGAGCAAGGAACTCAGCTCACACTTCGAACTCAAGGGATAGATGGGGAAAGAAAAATGgactgaggctgggtgcggtggatcacactggtaattttagcactttgggagaccaaggcaggtggatggcttgagcccgagttccagaccatcctggacaacatatcaagacccccatctctacaaaataaataaaaattagccggggatgggAGCGGAGGCTCAcgcttcccagcactttgggaggctgaggtgggtggaccatgaggtcaggagttcgagaccagcctggccaatatggtgaaaccccatctctactaaaaatacaaacaaacaaacaaaaaattagctgggcgtggttcatgcgcttgtagtcccagttgctcgtgagctgaggcagaagaatcacctgaacccagaaggtggaggttgcagtgagccgagatcgcactactgcactccagcctaggtgacagagcaagactctgtctgaaaaaacaaaacaaaacaaaagaaattagccaagcatggtggcacatacctgtaatcccagctactcaggaagctgaggtgagaggatcacctgagcccaagaggtcaaggctacagtgagccgtgattgtgccactgcactcctgcctgggcaacacagtgacaccctgtctcaataaaaaataaagaaaggaaaataaattaaattaaattaaaaaggccgggcatggtggctcatgcctgtaatcccagctctttaggaagcagaggagggcagatcatctgagttcaggagtttcagaccagcctggccaccatggtgaaacccccatctctactgaaaatacaaaaaaaaaaaaaaaaaaaaaaaaaatagccaggtgtggtggtggatgcctgtaatcccagctacttgggaggctgaggcaggagaatcgcttgaacccaggaggtggaggttgcagtgagctgccattgcactccagcctgggcaacaagagcaaaattccatctcaaaaataaagaaacaaataaagtaattaattaattaaaagtggaCTAAAgcaaagacaagagaaaaaagagcaagagaactTTTTAACagcagggaggagaaagaggctgAAATATTTTCCACAAAGGCAGATTGCTGAGGAATGAAGGAAACTAGAACCTGAAGGtctctttcttccttgctttgGAGATAAATATGCCCTTCTATCTGTATACAGAGATGGCATTCCTGACAGTTCTTTGGCAGTACATCTTTGACTTGTATTGAAGTCCAAAGGATCTAGTGGCCTTCTAGCTCCTGCTCCCCCTTCTGCCTAATAGTTCACAATGGCAACAGAGAGGCTTGTAATTTCAGGGTAGGAGAAACAACTGATCTTAACTCCATAATGTTGAGTCTGTAAGTCTTAGACCAACCAGGGGTGTTATAGGAGTGGGGTTGGTGGACCCTGACAGCTGACGCTTCAGAAGGTTAAAGTCaaggccaggtgtgttggcttacgcctgtaatctcagcacgttgggaggccaaggcgggtgaatcacttgagcccaggagttcgagatcagcctgggcaacacggtgaaaccccacctctacaaaaaatacaaaaaattaggcgggtgtggttgtgtgtgtctgtagtcccagctacgtggaaggctgaggtgggaggatcacttgagcactcactgagtgaggctgcagtgagctgagattgtgccactgcactccatgcactctagactgggcaacaaagtaagaccctgtctcaaaaaaaaaaaaaaaagccagttaaCTGGGGCAGAGTGACAAGCTGCAACTACTCCAACAACATATGCCATACTTATGTTTTACTAAACGTTGCAGCTCAAGGTGGTGCTGTGGAAATGGATTTATTTGAAGAAACAGATCCACACACAAAGGAAAGAGTCTGGACCCTCCAGACATAATGATGGTGGGGCTGTGGCATCATAGCTTTCTGGGGCCTCAGTACTAAGGAAAGGTGTAAACATGGCCATGGGAGAGTTGGAGAAACCCAAAGGGCATGCTAAGGTCCAACCAGTCCTTCTCTTCTCATTGGCGTAGGACCACCAGGAAATCTTGCTGAAAGGTAAGaatatatcttctttcttttcttttcttttcttttcttttcttttcttttcttttcttttcttttcttttcttttcttttctttccttccttccttccttccttccttccttccttccttccttccttccttccttcctttctttctttctttttgagacggagtttcactcttgtcacccacattggagtgcaatggtgtgatcttggctcacccaacctctgcctcccaggctcaagcgattctcctgcctcggcctcccaagtagctgggattacaggcacccaccaccacacccaggtaatttttgtacttttagtagagacaggatttcgccatcttggccaggctggtctcgaactcctgacctgaggtgatccacccaccttggcctcccaaagtattgggattacaggtgtgagccactgagcccagcctagaaTATATCTTCTTTCTAAAGGCTAAGTCTTAGACTCTTTATAGATGGATTGCCACCTCCCTAGGTCAAGCCATTATCAAGTCAGGTCTGAACAGTTGAATGACCTCCTAATTGAGCATTCACCAGTCTCCCATTGTAATCTTACCCTCTACATGGACATGTTTTCCTAAAGTATTACTCAAACCCTGTGTTTTCTCTGCTAGGAAAACTTGGAGAGTTATAAGATAAAATCAAATCTTGctgatttgattttctcttctatcCCAAGCTGGCATGTAAGACCCACTATGGTCCAATCTAAATCTATCTATCACAGGCTCTTTTCTCTCTATTCCTAACACATCTCCCACCTCCCTTTCACCGATTTGAATCCTATTCCACAATCTGGCTTAAGTATCACCTGTTATGAAATTCCTTCCCAGGTATGGGCTGAGAAAGGAGAGGCTGTGAGCGGACCAAGTCAGATTTAGAAAAATGAATCCAGACCTTGACAAAGCCATCCTGGATCCACAGCCTCTTTTCAATCTATATTGACTCCCTCACCCACCTCTGAACCACAGCACTTACCATTCGTACTTCTCCTTAATGAGGTCCCCAGGCATAGGGACCCTGGAGCAGAGAACGCATGTGAGGTAGGTTGGGAATGGATTATGGAAGGCCTTGATTGCTATGCTGAGGAGCTTGAATtcacagaacattttttttttttttgagatgaagtctcgctctgtcgcccaggctggagtgcagtggcgcgatctctgctcactgcaacctccacctcctgggtacaagcgattctcctgcctcagcctccagagtagctgggactataagcgtgtgccactatgcctgactaattttttgtatttttaatagagacagggtttcaccatgttagccaggatgatctcgatctcctgacctcgtgatccgcccaccttggcctcccatagtgctgggattacaggcatgacccaccacgcctAGCCCACAGAACATTTTTAAGCAGGTGAGTGTTAAGATCAAGATGGTGTtttaggcctggcgcggtggctcacgcctgtaatcccagcactttgggaggctgtggcgggcagatcacctgaggtcaggagttcaaggccagcctgcccaacatggcaaaatcccatatctactaaaaatacaaaaagaaaaaaaaaattaactgggcatggtggcaagcgcctgtaatcccagctacttaggaggctgaggcaggagaatcgcttgaacctgggaagcagaggttgcagtgagctgagatcacgccaatgcactccagcctgggtgacaagagcaaaactatttcaaaaaaaaaaaaatggtgttttaGGAAAACAAATCTGATGCTGTGCAGAATGAATTAGAGAGTGAAAATTTAGATCCACAAATCAGTTAggagaaggccaggcacggtggctcacacctgtaatcccagcactgtggaagactgaggtgggcagatcatctgaggtcaggagttcaagaccagcctggccaacatggcaaaaccccatctctacttaaaatacaaaaaaaaaaaaaaaaaaaaaaaattatccagccatggtagcacactcctgtagtttcagctacttgggaggctaaggcaggagaatcacttgaatccgagaggtagaggttgcagtgagccaagattgtgccactgcactccagcctgggcgacagagcgagattccatctcaaaaaaaaaaaaaaaaaaaaagaaagaaagaaagaaaaagaaaaagaaaaaaaaatcagttaggaGAATATTTCAGCAATTCCGGAATGAGGACATAAGAAGCCAAaggtggtatcagttgtaatgaaAAAGAATGTGAGAAACATTGAAGTGGAAATAATCAGCAGGAGCAGGCAACTAACTGgatgtgaaggaaagaaaaaagttgtcggccgggcgcggtggctcaagcctgtaataccagcactttgggaggccaagacgggcggatcacaaggtcaggagatcgagaccatcctggctaacccggtaaaaccccgtctctactaaaaaatacaaaaaactagccgggcgaggtggcgggcgcctgtagtcccagctacttgggaggctgaggcaggagaatggcgtgaacccgaaaggtggagcttgcagtgagctgagatctggccactgcactccagcctgggcgacagagcgagactccgtctcaaaaaaaaaaaaaaaaaaaaaaagttgtcaaagATGAGCAAGGGCTTCAAGCCTTTGTGACTAGAAGATCATTGCTGTCATTCTTTCAGGTGTTCATTTGGCAAATATGTATTAAGCATACAGCGGGTACAGAAATGAATAGTAAAAACTTGT encodes:
- the PSMB11 gene encoding proteasome subunit beta type-11, coding for MALQDMCKWQSPDTQGPSPHLPRAGGWAVPRGCDPQTFLQIHGPRLAHGTTTLAFRFRHGVIAAADTRSSCGSYVACPASCKVIPVHQHLLGTTSGTSADCATWYRVLQRELRLRELREGQLPSVASAAKLLSAMMSRYRGLDLCVATALCGWDRSGPMLFYVYSDGTRLQADIFSVGSGSPYAYGVLDRGYRYDMSTQEAYALARCAVAHATHRDAYSGGSVDLFHVRESGWEHVSRSDACVLYMELQKLLEPEPEEDASHAHPEPATAHRAAEDRELSVGPGEMTPGDSRMPAGTETV